The following coding sequences lie in one Rutidosis leptorrhynchoides isolate AG116_Rl617_1_P2 chromosome 6, CSIRO_AGI_Rlap_v1, whole genome shotgun sequence genomic window:
- the LOC139853706 gene encoding uncharacterized protein At5g01610-like yields the protein MSPITPEIRACAEILTGNEVCKEKAKSLLREFCLPDGLLPVEDVEELGFVKETGFFWIKQKCEIKHKFEKVGKQVSYATEITSYLEKCKIKKLAGVKSKEVVIWITLNEIYVESPSSDKVTMKTPAGISKTFPKEAFEAC from the coding sequence ATGTCTCCAATCACCCCTGAGATTAGAGCATGTGCCGAAATCCTTACCGGAAACGAAGTTTGCAAAGAAAAAGCTAAATCTCTACTTAGAGAATTTTGTCTACCTGACGGTCTATTACCAGTAGAAGACGTTGAAGAACTTGGTTTCGTCAAAGAAACTGGATTCTTTTGGATCAAACAAAAGTGCGAGATCAAACACAAGTTTGAGAAGGTCGGAAAGCAAGTATCATATGCTACCGAGATCACTTCTTACTTAGAGAAGTGTAAAATTAAAAAGTTAGCCGGTGTTAAGTCCAAAGAGGTCGTGATATGGATCACACTTAATGAGATCTACGTTGAAAGCCCATCAAGTGATAAGGTCACCATGAAAACACCTGCCGGAATCTCCAAAACCTTCCCCAAGGAGGCTTTTGAGGCTTGTTAA